A stretch of DNA from Paenibacillus albus:
AATACGGCGGAGCAAGGACCGGGCAGCTTCCAGATCGAGTTCTTGAATCAATTGGCGCGCATATCGGCTGATGATATTGAACGTCTTGGTCAAGTGGAGCGGGTTAACGCATGACAATCGCACGCGCACTTACCATTGCAGGCTCAGATAGTGGCGGAGGCGCTGGTATTCAAGCCGATCTCAAGACCTTCCAGGAGCTGCGCGCATTCGGCATGTCTGCCATCACAGCCGTAACGGCACAGAACACGCTTGGCGTGCAAGGGATTTATCCCATGTCCACTGAGGCTGTAGCGCAGCAGATCGATGCCATTGGCGAAGATCTGGGAGCAGATGCTGTGAAGACAGGCATGCTCTTCTCCAGTGAAATCATCGTATGTGTAGCTGAGAAACTGCAGCAGTATAAATGGGAGAAAGTCGTCGTCGATCCCGTTATGATCGCGAAGGGCGGCGCTGCGCTGCTGCTTAAAGAGTCGATTCGAGCATTGAAGCAATCGCTTTTGCCACTCGCCTATGTCGTCACTCCGAATATTCCGGAAGCCGAGCTGCTTACAGATATGCAGATCATCTCGCTTGAGGATCGCAAAGAAGCAGCGAGGAAGCTAGTTGCTTACGGCGCGAAGCATGTGGTCATGAAAGGCGGACATGATCCGGCCGAAGCGGATGAAATTGTCGATCTGCTCTATGATGGCCGCGATTTCCACGAATTCCGCAGCGAGCGCAAGGCGACCCGGCATACGCACGGAACAGGGTGTACATTCGCAGCTGCAATTACAGCGGAGCTGGCGAAGGGTTATTCGGTGATTGATGCGGTACCAGTTGCCAAAGCATTCATCCAAGCCGCAATTGAAGATACGCTGCATCTTGGCCAAGGCCATGGTCCAACGAATCATTGGGCTTACCGGGAAAGAAGGAACAGCCAATGAGTGAACTTAATTGGCACGATGCTGCGATCCGTGAAGCGCTGCAGGTGTATTTTATAATGGGCAGCAACAATTGTTTGAAAGATCCGATGGATGTGCTGAAGGAAGCCATCGAAGGCGGCATTACGCTCTTCCAGTTCCGCGAGAAAGGAACAGGCGCATTGAAAGGCGATGCCATGTTCGAGCTGGCCTATCGGATGCGCGAGCTGTGCAGGAGGCATAGCGTTCCTTTTATCGTGAACGATGACGTGGAATTGGCGATTGCAATCGATGCGGATGGCGTTCATGTCGGCCAAGAGGATGAAGGCGCTGCTGCGGTTCGTGAGCGAATTGGCAATAAGCTGCTCGGCGTATCGGCATATAACATTGCAGAGGCAGAAGCTGCAATACGTTCTGGAGCTGATTATATTGGCGTCGGTCCGCTCTTCACGACACAAACGAAGGAAGATGCGAAGGCAGCTTCAGGCCTGCAAGTACTTTCCGAGATGCGCGAGAATGAGATTCGAATCCCGATTGTCGGAATCGGCGGAATAACGGCCGCGAATGCAGGGCAGGTTATCCGCGCTGGCGCGGACGGCGTATCCTTCATCACTGCGATCTCACATGCAGAGTCTCCGACGGCCGCAGCGAGGGAGCTGCGGCAAGCTGTCCAAGCTGTGCGGGGGACTAGCGGATATAATATGTGAGCAGCCCCTCTGTACCAATTGGTGCAGAGGGTTATTTTTGCGTAGCTTGTCTAGTTTTGTCAAATCCCAAATCATGTATTGAAAGCGCTGTAATAATTGAGTATTCTAATAGAGATGTTGAAACGTTTCAATGGGTTCTATTAAATCCAGATTTAGGAGAGGATTATTGAAGTGAGCAATTCGTCCATCTATCGAGTCGCCTTTATCGGCTGTGGGAAACGTGCGCATGAGCACGCCATCGGCATTAAAGCTGACAGCAGACTTGAGGTTGTTGCCTTATCCGATATTTCATCAGCATCTGCAGAAACCTTGAATACGGAGTTTGGATTCCAAGCTAACATTTATACAGACCACAAAGAAATGCTGGCCAAGGAGAAGCCGGATGTCGTCCTGATCTGTCTCTGGACGCCGCTCCATCTGCCGGTATTCCGCGATTGTGCAGAAGCAGGCGCGAAAGCGGTGCTCTGCGAGAAGCCAATGTCGGCAACTTGGGGCGAATGCCAGGAGATGAGCCGCATTGCGGAAGAGACCGGCTGTCAGCTGACATTCTCGCTGCAGCGCCGCTTCGCCAAAGGCAACCAAACGGTACGAAGACTCATTGCCGAAGGCTGGATCGGGCAAGTGATTCGGATGGATCTCTACTCGCCGCCGAATTTACTGGACTGCGGTATCCATACCTTCGATCAGGCGATCAGCTACATGAACGAGACACCTGCAAAATCGGTGCTCGGCGCGGTGGATACGACTGAAATTTACAACTGGTTCAACGTGCCGTCGGAGTGCGGCGCATCCGGCCAGGTTGTTTTTGCCAATGGCGTTCAAGCGAACCTATATTCCGGCGCTATTGATACATGGGAACCGGATGGGGATGTGTCGAAGATCTGGGCTGGCGTTCGCGTTATTGGCTCGGAAGGCTTCATTGAAGTCATGTGGGATGGCCAAATCGTCAGAGGCGTGAACTACGCGGATGCATCCTGGAAACCAGAGATGGAGCTATCCTCCATGTCTGATCAGATGATCGGGTATGTCAGCCATGCGATCGACTGTCTGCAATCGGGAGAAGAGCCGGAGGCATCGCACCGTAAGGCGCTTCGCGCATCGGAAATTATTTTTGCCGTCTATGAGTCGGTACGCCGGAATGCGCGCGTTATGCTGCCGCTTGCCGATGTAACAGACAGCCCTTTCATTACGATGCTTGAGAACGGCCAATTCGCCAAATAGGAGCGTGTAATCGACAATGACAAGACCAAAGCTCGGATTAATCGGTATCGTTCATGAGGAAGCAAAACAGGATTTCTGGGGTACGATGGAACGTGTTGCTGCAATCGGCTACGAAGGCATTGAAGGCGGCTCAGAGCTGTTGAACGGTGATGTAAAAGCGAACGTTGCGCGGTTCCACGAGCTGGGACTTCAAATCGCAACGCACAGCGTCAACAAAGAACAGCTTCGCGATGAGAAGCTGCTGGACAATGTCATTCGCGAAGCGCACGCGCTGCAAACGAAGGATGTCACGTACTGGTGGGAAGTTGCGGAGTCGCGGGACCAGCTCCTGCTAGACGCTGAGCTGTATAATGCAGCAGGTGCACGCTTCGCTGCTGAAGGACTGCGTTTCTGTTACCACAATCACGCGCATGAATTCCAGAAGACGTTTAATGGGCTGTACGCGCTTGATATTTTGGCAGAGCATACCGATCCACGCAATCTGTATTTCCGTCTCGACGTCGCTTGGATTACGCTTGGCGGTGCTGATCCAGCACATATCCTGCGCAAGATGGCAGGTCGTGTACCGGCAATCCACTTGAAGGATGTCTACGGTGTAGATGAGATTGGCAAATGGACAGCTGTCGGAACGGGTGTCGTTCAGATCAAAGAATCCATCGAAGCCGCACAAGAAATTGGCGCCGAGTGGATGACAGTCGAGCAGGATCAGCTTCGCAATCTGACTGGCTTAGAGACTGCAACCGTGAGCTACTTGAATTTGAAAGAAAAAGGCTTGTTGCTGTAAACTGCAGCTTTATCTAATCTAGTCTATTCTAATCTAGTCTAGGAACCCGCCAGCGATGGCGGGTTTTTGCTTCCTTATAGACAGTCCGCCAGTTGGCAGTTAAGATAAAATTAAGATCTAGTTTACGTTTCGTTTAGAAGTATCCTTTATGCTGAAGATGCGTTGCAACTGCAGCGAAGGAGGCGTATGCCGTGAAGCTGATCGGTTGGAGATTGATACGGACAATAGGGCTGTTTGCGCTTGGAATCGGGATCTATAGATGGACGCTTGCGTTGAACGGTCATGTCGTTATACAAATTATTATGGCAGAGGCAGGCTCAGCGATCCTTTTCTGCAGTATTTGGATGATCTTGAATAGCTTCAATAGCGCGTCCAATATGGTGGCGATCAGCGAAGAATCGGAAAGTTAATTATGAATCCTTAAGGGGCAATCCTATCGTCATCAATGATGACTTCTGGGATGCCCTTTATTTATGTTTAGGCGATAGTGCAGACATTGCATCTTTAATTGAGTTTTGTCAATAATAGTAATAGACTTAATTTACAACCTGTAAGATAATAAACATGGTATGAATTAGAAGTTAGCCAATTTATCAACAATTCGACAAATCAATGAATCGTGCAGTTTCACGACTAGGGAAGGAATTAGTTATGACTGAGCCTACGAAGCCAAGGATAGATCCTCGAATATTACGGACACGTCAGCTCCTCAAGGATGCACTGATTGACCTGCTGGAAGAGATGGAGATTGAGAAAATATCAGTCAACAAGATCGCAGAGAAGGCGACCATTAACCGAGTCACATTCTATCTGCATTACCGCGACATTCCGGATATGCTCGAGAAGATGGCGGACGATATGATTGAAGAAATCAAAGTAGTAATCGATCAAATGTTAGTGGTTAAGCGGAATGTGGAGGAAGCGGATTCGGAGAAATTCATCAGCTTGCTTGAGCATATTGCGGCGAACAAGAAGTTCTATAAGGTGGTACTGGGTACGAGGAGAACGCCGATCTTCACGGAGCGGTTGCTGAAAATGTTAACGGAATCCGTAGCGGCAAGAGTGGAGCAGATTGGACCCGATTCCTCCATTACAAAAGCGGGCATTCAAAAGGATATTGCCATCTGGTACGGTTCCTCTGCGTTAATTGGGACAATTGTATCGTGGATCCGGCATGATATGCCGTATTCGCCCGCCTATCTGGCGAGGCAGTTCACATTGCTGAGAACGCATCAGTTTCTGGATCGACCGGCAGATGAGAAGTGAATAGGCGAAGAGTGTATAGAATAGAAGTGAATAGAAGACACAAAAAAAGAGCAGCGTAGCTGCTCTTTGGCGTTTAATGAGGAATGGCGGAGCCGACGGGATTCGAACCCGCGGTCTCCTGCGTGACAGGCAGGCATGTTGGGCCACTACACCACGGCTCCGCATTTCAAGCTGTGCTCTTAAGCACAAAGAGTATATTATCACGAATCTGAATATAGGTCAATGCTAGCTAGCGAACACATAGTCCACTAGATTGCGAGTTGAATAGCTTAATAGAAACAGGAATGAGAAAGAAGGAATTGGCATGAGAATCGATTTGGGCTGCGGTGCCCATAAATTCCACGACAGCTACGGAATCGACAGGATTGCGTATCCCGGGGTCGATCTTGTGCATGATTTCAATGAGCGGCTGCCGATGAAGGATCACTCGGTTTCTTTCGTCATGGCATCGCATAGCTTGGAATATGCAGATAATCTGATGAAAGTGATGAAAGAGCTATACCGTGTTTGTCGTCACAAAGCGATAATCTGTATGGTGGTTC
This window harbors:
- the thiD gene encoding bifunctional hydroxymethylpyrimidine kinase/phosphomethylpyrimidine kinase yields the protein MTIARALTIAGSDSGGGAGIQADLKTFQELRAFGMSAITAVTAQNTLGVQGIYPMSTEAVAQQIDAIGEDLGADAVKTGMLFSSEIIVCVAEKLQQYKWEKVVVDPVMIAKGGAALLLKESIRALKQSLLPLAYVVTPNIPEAELLTDMQIISLEDRKEAARKLVAYGAKHVVMKGGHDPAEADEIVDLLYDGRDFHEFRSERKATRHTHGTGCTFAAAITAELAKGYSVIDAVPVAKAFIQAAIEDTLHLGQGHGPTNHWAYRERRNSQ
- the thiE gene encoding thiamine phosphate synthase, with the translated sequence MSELNWHDAAIREALQVYFIMGSNNCLKDPMDVLKEAIEGGITLFQFREKGTGALKGDAMFELAYRMRELCRRHSVPFIVNDDVELAIAIDADGVHVGQEDEGAAAVRERIGNKLLGVSAYNIAEAEAAIRSGADYIGVGPLFTTQTKEDAKAASGLQVLSEMRENEIRIPIVGIGGITAANAGQVIRAGADGVSFITAISHAESPTAAARELRQAVQAVRGTSGYNM
- a CDS encoding Gfo/Idh/MocA family protein; protein product: MSNSSIYRVAFIGCGKRAHEHAIGIKADSRLEVVALSDISSASAETLNTEFGFQANIYTDHKEMLAKEKPDVVLICLWTPLHLPVFRDCAEAGAKAVLCEKPMSATWGECQEMSRIAEETGCQLTFSLQRRFAKGNQTVRRLIAEGWIGQVIRMDLYSPPNLLDCGIHTFDQAISYMNETPAKSVLGAVDTTEIYNWFNVPSECGASGQVVFANGVQANLYSGAIDTWEPDGDVSKIWAGVRVIGSEGFIEVMWDGQIVRGVNYADASWKPEMELSSMSDQMIGYVSHAIDCLQSGEEPEASHRKALRASEIIFAVYESVRRNARVMLPLADVTDSPFITMLENGQFAK
- a CDS encoding sugar phosphate isomerase/epimerase family protein, which codes for MTRPKLGLIGIVHEEAKQDFWGTMERVAAIGYEGIEGGSELLNGDVKANVARFHELGLQIATHSVNKEQLRDEKLLDNVIREAHALQTKDVTYWWEVAESRDQLLLDAELYNAAGARFAAEGLRFCYHNHAHEFQKTFNGLYALDILAEHTDPRNLYFRLDVAWITLGGADPAHILRKMAGRVPAIHLKDVYGVDEIGKWTAVGTGVVQIKESIEAAQEIGAEWMTVEQDQLRNLTGLETATVSYLNLKEKGLLL
- a CDS encoding TetR/AcrR family transcriptional regulator: MTEPTKPRIDPRILRTRQLLKDALIDLLEEMEIEKISVNKIAEKATINRVTFYLHYRDIPDMLEKMADDMIEEIKVVIDQMLVVKRNVEEADSEKFISLLEHIAANKKFYKVVLGTRRTPIFTERLLKMLTESVAARVEQIGPDSSITKAGIQKDIAIWYGSSALIGTIVSWIRHDMPYSPAYLARQFTLLRTHQFLDRPADEK